A window of Microcystis aeruginosa FD4 contains these coding sequences:
- a CDS encoding protein kinase domain-containing protein: MSLCLNPDCSHKNTPTDKFCHKCGSQLLLRERYRALKLIGQGGFGKTFQAIDEDKPSKPYCVIKQFFPSAQGTGTLQKAAELFKEEAIRLDSLGRYPQIPELYAYFTANDGRQYLVQEYIEGQNLEQELKQEGVFNEAKIKHLLSEILPILEFIHSKQVIHRDIKPENIIRRKSDNKLILVDFGAAKFVSPLNRSMTGTIIGSAEYVAPEQGNGKAVNASDLYSLGVTGIYLLTGISPFDLFDGGEHQWVWRQSLVNNPVSNELGNIFDKLIEFGTKKRYQSASEVLQALQIKTSVFIPQTTIQKPVNPVISVPQTPPSIQLKSAKGIDYRKLEDLLKRQQWKQADIITFETMLRICNRHKFLRVEDIDIFPCEDLQIIDQLWLKYSQEKFGFSIQKQIFDRLDNGQQYNDKLWDDFGLIIGWRKGNKNIRYDRAIFDINAPRGHLPCRIFDLWNWGGVGGGTGSLFYSLASRLVKCNI; this comes from the coding sequence ATGAGTCTCTGTCTCAATCCCGATTGTTCGCACAAAAACACCCCCACGGATAAATTCTGTCATAAGTGCGGTTCTCAATTACTGCTCAGAGAACGTTATCGAGCGCTAAAATTAATCGGTCAAGGGGGTTTTGGTAAGACATTTCAAGCGATAGATGAGGATAAACCCTCAAAACCCTACTGCGTCATTAAACAATTTTTCCCATCCGCGCAGGGAACAGGAACTTTACAAAAAGCAGCAGAATTATTTAAAGAAGAAGCGATTCGTTTAGATAGTTTGGGAAGATACCCACAAATCCCCGAACTTTACGCCTATTTTACCGCTAATGATGGGCGACAATACCTCGTACAGGAATATATCGAAGGACAAAATCTCGAACAAGAATTAAAACAGGAAGGAGTATTTAACGAAGCCAAAATTAAACATCTTTTATCAGAGATTTTACCGATTCTAGAATTTATTCATAGTAAACAAGTAATTCATCGCGACATTAAACCCGAAAATATTATTCGCAGAAAAAGCGATAATAAATTGATTTTAGTCGATTTTGGGGCGGCAAAATTTGTCAGTCCTTTAAATCGTTCCATGACAGGAACAATTATCGGTTCTGCGGAATACGTCGCACCAGAACAGGGGAACGGGAAAGCAGTTAATGCCAGTGATTTGTATAGTTTGGGTGTAACTGGCATTTATTTATTAACAGGAATATCTCCCTTTGATTTATTCGATGGGGGAGAACACCAATGGGTATGGCGACAGTCGTTAGTTAATAATCCTGTTAGTAATGAGTTAGGGAATATTTTCGATAAATTAATCGAGTTTGGCACGAAAAAACGCTATCAATCAGCGTCAGAAGTATTGCAAGCTTTGCAGATAAAAACATCAGTATTTATTCCCCAGACAACTATTCAAAAGCCTGTTAATCCCGTTATTTCCGTTCCCCAAACTCCCCCATCTATCCAGCTTAAAAGTGCCAAAGGAATCGATTATCGGAAATTAGAAGATTTATTAAAACGGCAGCAATGGAAGCAAGCGGACATAATAACTTTTGAAACTATGCTGAGAATTTGTAACAGACATAAATTTTTAAGAGTTGAAGATATAGATATTTTCCCTTGTGAAGACTTACAAATAATTGATCAACTATGGTTAAAATATAGCCAAGAAAAGTTTGGCTTTTCGATTCAAAAACAAATATTTGATCGGCTTGATAATGGTCAACAATATAATGATAAGCTCTGGGATGACTTCGGTTTGATTATAGGATGGCGAAAGGGGAATAAAAACATTAGATACGACAGGGCTATTTTCGATATCAATGCACCTAGAGGACATCTACCATGCCGAATCTTTGATTTGTGGAATTGGGGAGGAGTTGGTGGCGGAACTGGGTCTCTATTTTATTCTCTCGCGTCGAGACTTGTAAAATGTAACATATAA
- a CDS encoding DUF6887 family protein, whose translation MKKSPSEMTNAELRQYLSEHRNEEAIFREALEVLLSGKKDGFKYPAPQMMSYKEIETIFKEKLNQIIEE comes from the coding sequence ATGAAAAAATCACCTTCGGAAATGACTAACGCAGAACTCCGTCAGTATCTTTCGGAACATCGAAATGAAGAAGCTATTTTTAGGGAAGCACTAGAAGTATTATTAAGCGGAAAAAAAGACGGTTTTAAATATCCCGCACCTCAAATGATGTCCTATAAAGAAATAGAAACGATTTTCAAGGAAAAATTAAATCAAATAATTGAGGAATAG
- a CDS encoding DUF2283 domain-containing protein: protein MKKIHYSPDVDALLIELNNNPIAYAEEEGKTILHYSEDDQLVLIEILDFGCSLSEDARQELAKSISSRASIQI, encoded by the coding sequence ATGAAAAAGATACACTATAGCCCAGATGTGGATGCTTTATTAATTGAGTTAAACAATAATCCAATTGCTTACGCAGAGGAGGAAGGGAAAACAATATTACATTATTCCGAGGACGATCAGTTAGTTTTGATCGAGATTCTAGATTTTGGTTGTTCTCTATCGGAAGATGCTAGACAAGAACTTGCAAAATCCATATCTTCTCGTGCATCGATTCAAATATAG
- a CDS encoding CopG family transcriptional regulator has product MVTLTIRLPDDKHDRLKEIARSRGISINKLIEELSMIALAENDAYTRFQAIAANGNPDRGLELLAKLDSLG; this is encoded by the coding sequence ATGGTTACTCTCACAATCCGACTTCCCGACGACAAACACGATCGACTCAAAGAAATTGCCCGCAGCCGGGGTATCAGCATCAATAAACTAATCGAGGAATTATCAATGATCGCCCTCGCTGAAAACGACGCTTATACTCGCTTTCAAGCGATTGCTGCTAATGGCAACCCTGATCGGGGTCTGGAATTACTGGCAAAACTAGATTCTTTGGGGTGA
- a CDS encoding putative toxin-antitoxin system toxin component, PIN family, producing MKPKIVVDTSVFISALIGSRGPAREVIRRCLQGDYRPLMGNALFTEYESVIEREEIKAKCPLSEQDLRELHAAFIAVCEWVYIYYLWRPNLKDEADNHLVELAIAGSAGIIVTNNIRDFHNTELLFPELSILKPENLIQS from the coding sequence ATGAAACCTAAAATCGTGGTCGATACGAGCGTTTTCATCAGTGCCTTAATCGGATCGAGGGGGCCTGCGAGAGAAGTTATCCGACGGTGTTTGCAAGGTGATTACCGTCCTTTGATGGGAAACGCACTATTTACCGAATACGAATCGGTGATCGAGCGCGAGGAAATCAAGGCTAAATGTCCCCTAAGCGAACAAGATCTGCGAGAATTACACGCAGCCTTTATCGCCGTCTGTGAGTGGGTTTATATTTATTATTTGTGGCGACCCAATCTAAAGGATGAGGCCGATAACCATTTGGTCGAGTTAGCGATCGCTGGTAGTGCTGGAATTATCGTCACCAATAACATCAGAGATTTTCACAATACCGAATTACTTTTTCCCGAACTATCGATCCTCAAACCAGAAAACCTAATCCAGAGTTAA
- a CDS encoding Pepco domain-containing protein, which translates to MPEETIWIITAEDTPVSVDKDAKGNDTYDNPWDKRKTITEAATRGVKVSIEKLETELSHFLQLIGKVFNQAQKQVNQQTGFKLDEVELCVEITGEGEVKLLGTGIKTGTKGGLTLKFKRDEKNTPTAD; encoded by the coding sequence ATGCCAGAAGAAACTATTTGGATTATCACCGCAGAAGATACCCCCGTCAGCGTCGATAAAGATGCGAAAGGAAACGACACCTATGACAATCCCTGGGACAAAAGGAAAACTATCACCGAAGCGGCGACTCGCGGCGTAAAAGTGAGCATAGAGAAGCTAGAGACAGAACTTTCCCATTTTCTCCAGCTTATCGGCAAAGTCTTCAATCAAGCACAGAAACAGGTCAACCAACAAACCGGTTTTAAACTCGATGAAGTAGAGCTTTGCGTAGAGATTACCGGAGAAGGTGAGGTAAAATTATTAGGGACGGGGATTAAGACCGGCACCAAAGGCGGATTAACCCTAAAATTTAAGCGAGACGAGAAAAATACACCGACTGCGGACTAA
- a CDS encoding GUN4 domain-containing protein yields the protein MANHGLIIGINQYQRLKPLKCAKQDAVEMARYCRDEINFEEVFLFTDESDPITAPNGSQQETKPTYTNLMAFLHDFFESQRLETGDNFWFFFSGHGLRHQGQDYLVPSEGHPTLIEQTTISLNYVTQRLRRCGADNIILFLDACRNENDFSNKSVGWQKQQGVITIASCSPTGESYEIPEMQQGSFTFALLEALRIQGENNCATVERLCNRLRERIPEINRQHNKPPQTLHSIVEPHYKNHLILLPKQAIIADIELLRVEALELEVEGKLEEARQLMRRVLALDTTRPKYWQDYDRINRKLAQQPIPPSPKTEPTNGESAKTITETPKPASPPEIELKSAKGIDYRKLEDLLKRQQWKQADEETANVMLQAANRTEDRWLREEDIDNFPCEDLRTIDQLWVKYSGGRFGFSVQAKIYRELGGTRLENERVWQAFGDGVGWRVNKSWIYYKDVTFDLKAPLGHLPRGIRELKGWVSLFSRVETCKM from the coding sequence ATGGCGAATCATGGGTTAATTATCGGGATAAATCAATATCAGCGCTTGAAACCGCTCAAATGTGCCAAGCAGGACGCGGTAGAGATGGCGCGTTATTGTCGTGACGAGATTAATTTCGAGGAAGTTTTCCTGTTTACCGATGAGTCTGACCCAATAACCGCGCCGAATGGTTCCCAACAGGAGACGAAACCGACGTACACAAATCTAATGGCTTTCCTGCACGACTTTTTCGAGTCGCAACGCTTGGAAACCGGCGATAACTTCTGGTTTTTCTTCAGTGGTCACGGATTACGCCATCAGGGACAGGATTACCTCGTTCCCAGCGAGGGACACCCGACCTTAATCGAACAGACGACCATTTCCCTCAATTACGTTACCCAACGTTTACGGAGATGCGGCGCGGACAATATCATTCTCTTTCTCGATGCCTGTCGCAACGAGAACGACTTTAGCAATAAATCCGTAGGCTGGCAAAAGCAACAGGGAGTGATAACCATCGCTTCCTGTAGTCCGACGGGGGAATCCTACGAAATTCCCGAAATGCAACAGGGTTCGTTTACATTTGCCCTTTTAGAAGCGCTACGAATCCAAGGGGAAAATAACTGCGCTACGGTAGAAAGACTCTGTAATCGTCTCCGCGAAAGGATTCCAGAAATCAACCGACAACACAACAAACCCCCGCAAACTCTCCATTCTATTGTCGAACCGCATTATAAAAATCATCTGATTCTGTTACCGAAACAGGCAATCATCGCCGATATAGAGTTATTGCGAGTGGAAGCTTTAGAGTTGGAAGTGGAGGGAAAGCTAGAGGAAGCGCGACAGTTGATGAGACGAGTTCTGGCTTTGGATACAACCAGACCTAAATACTGGCAAGATTACGACAGAATTAATCGAAAATTAGCACAACAACCCATCCCACCGTCCCCTAAAACGGAACCGACAAATGGCGAGTCGGCGAAAACGATAACAGAAACCCCGAAACCCGCGTCACCGCCAGAAATCGAACTCAAAAGTGCCAAAGGAATCGATTATCGGAAATTAGAAGATTTATTAAAACGGCAGCAATGGAAGCAAGCGGACGAGGAAACCGCCAACGTGATGCTACAGGCTGCCAACCGCACAGAAGACAGATGGCTACGGGAAGAGGATATCGATAATTTTCCCTGCGAGGATTTGCGAACCATTGACCAATTATGGGTTAAATATAGTGGCGGTCGCTTTGGTTTTTCCGTGCAGGCGAAAATCTACCGCGAACTTGGTGGGACGCGGCTAGAGAATGAAAGAGTTTGGCAAGCTTTCGGAGATGGGGTAGGCTGGCGAGTGAATAAAAGCTGGATATACTACAAAGATGTTACTTTTGACCTAAAAGCACCCCTAGGACACCTCCCTCGTGGTATAAGGGAATTAAAGGGTTGGGTGTCTCTCTTCTCTCGCGTCGAGACTTGTAAAATGTAA
- a CDS encoding transposase, with amino-acid sequence MSRAKRELIPGYSYHITIRCNNREFRLTRLECRQVLLYAIKKAIEKYGFKLYALCVMSNHIHYLIEPKDAEDLPKIMHWLNWYTAMCFNRMLNRTGHFWEKRYHSSGFPTTDTKRALNTLRYIHANPKAAGVQVGFFYDFSDYGVYDRLGDDGLTTWHPAFLSLGETLEECAAKYRGFCKKYRPRPKPETRNHWGSKLLAGIKPKKRSKKSSPGQLSLWEEWEEVTPEILAVADQFVFANAYNPRVAGDILQSCRGQDAGPG; translated from the coding sequence ATGTCACGAGCAAAACGAGAACTAATCCCAGGTTATTCCTATCATATAACCATTCGCTGTAATAACCGAGAATTTCGCCTCACCCGTCTAGAATGCCGACAGGTGTTACTCTACGCTATCAAAAAAGCGATCGAGAAGTACGGATTCAAACTCTACGCGCTCTGTGTGATGAGTAACCATATTCACTATCTCATCGAACCGAAAGACGCAGAAGACTTGCCCAAAATCATGCACTGGTTGAACTGGTACACCGCCATGTGTTTTAACCGAATGCTGAATCGAACTGGTCACTTCTGGGAGAAACGCTATCACAGTAGCGGCTTTCCCACCACAGATACCAAGCGAGCGCTGAATACCCTACGCTATATTCACGCCAATCCGAAGGCTGCGGGAGTCCAAGTCGGATTCTTCTACGATTTTAGCGATTACGGGGTCTATGACCGACTCGGAGACGATGGCTTAACCACTTGGCATCCTGCGTTTTTGAGTCTGGGGGAAACCCTAGAGGAATGCGCGGCCAAATATCGCGGATTCTGCAAGAAATACCGGCCGCGACCGAAGCCGGAAACCCGCAACCACTGGGGAAGTAAGCTACTCGCGGGGATAAAGCCGAAGAAAAGGTCTAAAAAATCCTCTCCAGGCCAATTGTCTCTCTGGGAGGAGTGGGAGGAAGTCACCCCAGAAATTCTCGCGGTGGCGGATCAGTTCGTTTTTGCCAACGCCTACAACCCCCGCGTCGCCGGGGACATACTACAATCATGTCGCGGACAGGACGCGGGGCCTGGGTGA
- a CDS encoding DUF6887 family protein — MKKSPSEMTNAELRQYLSEHRNEEAIFSEALEVLLSRKKDSFKYPAPQTMSYKEIETIFKEKLNQIIEE; from the coding sequence ATGAAAAAATCACCTTCGGAAATGACTAACGCAGAACTCCGTCAGTATCTTTCGGAACATCGAAATGAAGAAGCTATTTTTAGTGAAGCACTAGAAGTATTATTAAGCCGAAAAAAAGACAGTTTTAAATATCCCGCACCTCAAACGATGTCCTATAAAGAAATAGAAACGATTTTCAAGGAAAAATTAAATCAAATAATTGAGGAATAG
- a CDS encoding type II toxin-antitoxin system VapC family toxin — protein sequence MKEKVYLDSTVPSYYFDERENLKAFTEITRKWWSEMSSYYDLYISDAVLQELTNGNYPRKAEIIHLVSTIPLLPPTSALEQVVEFYLANYVMPRSLVGDALHLAYASYFDIQYLVTWNCNHLANANKRKHIRVINARLGLSTPEIVTPLELFKEENNL from the coding sequence ATGAAAGAAAAAGTGTACTTGGATTCCACGGTTCCGAGTTATTACTTTGATGAGCGTGAAAATCTAAAAGCTTTTACCGAAATCACAAGGAAGTGGTGGTCGGAGATGTCCAGTTATTATGATTTATATATTTCGGATGCCGTGCTTCAAGAACTAACCAACGGAAACTATCCGCGTAAAGCTGAAATTATTCATTTGGTTTCGACGATTCCTTTACTACCGCCGACTTCTGCTCTTGAACAAGTTGTCGAGTTTTATCTTGCCAACTATGTCATGCCAAGGTCTCTTGTGGGCGACGCTCTACATCTTGCCTATGCCAGCTATTTCGACATTCAATATCTCGTTACTTGGAATTGCAACCACCTAGCGAATGCTAACAAACGGAAGCATATTCGCGTTATCAATGCCCGCCTTGGTTTGTCAACACCTGAAATTGTCACACCACTTGAACTATTCAAAGAGGAGAATAACTTATGA
- a CDS encoding DUF6883 domain-containing protein has product MQIPSKAIIPEDKLTRYLLVFRDKDDKSKFLAQAGFTLDNAASLQKAIIQLITVEDAIKDGKNEYGIFYRVEGMLEGVNGINLAVVTIWILRYIDDCFQFVTLKPRKDR; this is encoded by the coding sequence ATGCAAATTCCATCTAAAGCAATTATTCCAGAGGATAAACTTACTCGTTATCTTCTCGTATTCAGAGACAAAGATGACAAATCAAAATTTTTAGCACAAGCAGGATTTACTCTCGATAATGCGGCCAGTTTGCAAAAAGCGATTATTCAGCTAATTACCGTAGAAGATGCGATCAAAGATGGTAAAAATGAATACGGTATCTTTTATCGAGTTGAAGGAATGCTAGAAGGAGTTAACGGAATCAATTTAGCAGTGGTTACAATATGGATACTGCGATACATTGACGACTGTTTTCAGTTTGTTACTCTCAAGCCCCGAAAGGATAGATAA
- a CDS encoding DUF4926 domain-containing protein → MDVRLYDHVVLCLDVPEDNLKSGDVAVLVDLIPHPSNGEMGAILEVFNALGESISVVTVPISAIKPLQANEIFTVRSLVKVE, encoded by the coding sequence ATGGATGTTAGATTATACGATCATGTGGTTCTTTGTCTTGATGTTCCCGAAGACAATCTAAAATCGGGAGATGTGGCAGTATTAGTGGATTTAATCCCCCATCCTAGCAATGGCGAAATGGGAGCAATTTTAGAAGTTTTTAACGCTCTCGGTGAGTCAATTTCAGTAGTTACTGTGCCAATTTCGGCGATTAAACCCCTACAAGCAAATGAAATATTTACCGTCCGCTCTTTGGTGAAAGTTGAATAA
- a CDS encoding pentapeptide repeat-containing protein, producing the protein MSSVTRQQLESAINAGLKIGLNGENLQGLDLSGLNLSEFDFSYANLESVNFRGANLSKAILWSVQAAKANFSQANLSGANLGTANLSQCNLGGAILRQASLLGTNLQQADLSSADLRLANLQNTILTDIIYNAQTQWPDGFRFLR; encoded by the coding sequence ATGTCTAGCGTCACCCGTCAACAACTGGAGAGCGCGATCAATGCTGGCTTAAAGATCGGCTTAAACGGTGAAAATTTACAAGGTTTGGATTTATCTGGTCTGAATCTCAGTGAATTTGACTTTAGCTATGCCAATCTAGAATCAGTTAACTTCCGGGGTGCCAATTTAAGCAAAGCGATTTTGTGGTCTGTGCAAGCGGCAAAAGCGAACTTTAGTCAAGCTAACCTTAGTGGGGCCAACCTCGGCACTGCCAATCTTAGCCAATGCAATCTTGGCGGTGCAATTCTCCGTCAAGCTAGTTTGTTAGGAACCAATTTGCAACAAGCGGATTTAAGCAGCGCCGATTTGCGTCTGGCTAATCTCCAAAATACCATCCTCACGGATATTATTTATAATGCTCAAACCCAATGGCCTGATGGATTCCGTTTTTTGCGGTAG
- a CDS encoding DUF6345 domain-containing protein, translated as MTLAQPTQIPPAANVPQSETPEIPSVPLFAENPLGQDSKDGLRGGANLYGGCSIEVGCGCSFGTLRYTHEDAQGWLDYVKKFAPLNFWYQDCGVQPWLYYEPYDDWQDTYGVDAVMAFYHSGHGGMDANGVFYLPMSKPWGNEGCTIVSSSDKLVWGNERVRYIFLSTCLSLRVLGGHNPIRTWNPSNRGWRMLFGYETVSWDNPNYGKFFWEEWNKNKSFSTAWLDASWRIAHDQAPSVVACGASADEAKNRLFNERYFSRERVSNAWYWWRWYNVARSSQPQLVLPQHLLVGRLQPLDATRPAAHSLAARFGLDLEIPSEVASTRNGSYRLVTGEQSIAYGSDGSIDVRLATPNRYNYNPLAMDSAQTLAQEAVWRYGLDQEVPVVFDRIILSSEAGGTANGSGQLDGPFTTGVIVQFRQLINGVPVITPGAGTVRIALDNDGTVTDVHSSVRSLEQLSSRPVRSASAPPPQGDIAPVLAPEPSNYEQLLAAEFSRQLASLSARGGGGMPLEFTTVPNSTEIGYDIDGDEAILIARKAIEVNFGNGYRKRYWVTVPLFG; from the coding sequence ATGACATTAGCACAACCGACTCAAATTCCCCCCGCAGCTAACGTTCCTCAGTCCGAAACACCAGAAATTCCCTCCGTTCCTCTCTTTGCCGAAAACCCCCTCGGTCAGGATAGCAAAGATGGCCTGCGTGGCGGAGCGAATCTCTATGGCGGCTGTAGTATTGAAGTGGGCTGTGGTTGCTCCTTTGGCACCCTGCGCTATACCCATGAAGATGCCCAAGGCTGGTTAGACTATGTGAAAAAGTTTGCCCCCTTAAACTTTTGGTATCAGGATTGTGGCGTACAACCCTGGCTTTACTACGAACCCTACGATGATTGGCAAGATACCTACGGGGTAGATGCGGTCATGGCCTTCTATCACTCTGGTCATGGCGGGATGGATGCCAATGGCGTGTTTTATCTACCGATGAGCAAACCGTGGGGTAACGAAGGTTGTACGATCGTCTCTAGCAGTGATAAGTTAGTTTGGGGTAACGAGCGGGTCAGATACATTTTTCTGTCTACCTGTCTTTCCCTGCGGGTTCTGGGTGGTCACAACCCGATTCGGACTTGGAATCCTAGTAATCGCGGTTGGCGAATGCTCTTCGGCTATGAAACTGTTAGTTGGGATAATCCCAATTACGGTAAGTTTTTCTGGGAAGAATGGAACAAGAATAAGTCTTTTAGTACCGCTTGGTTAGATGCTAGTTGGCGCATTGCCCACGACCAGGCCCCCTCGGTGGTGGCCTGTGGCGCCAGTGCCGATGAGGCGAAAAATCGTCTCTTTAATGAACGCTATTTTTCTCGCGAACGGGTCAGTAATGCTTGGTATTGGTGGCGATGGTACAATGTGGCTCGCAGTAGCCAACCACAACTGGTCTTACCCCAGCATCTCCTCGTCGGTCGTTTGCAACCCCTAGACGCTACTCGACCGGCTGCCCACAGCCTAGCGGCACGATTTGGTCTTGACCTGGAAATCCCCTCAGAAGTTGCTAGTACCAGAAATGGCTCCTATCGCCTGGTGACGGGGGAACAAAGCATCGCCTACGGTAGTGATGGGTCAATTGATGTTCGTTTGGCAACTCCTAACCGTTATAATTACAACCCCTTGGCTATGGACAGCGCCCAAACCCTAGCCCAGGAGGCCGTCTGGCGTTACGGTCTTGACCAAGAAGTCCCAGTGGTGTTCGATCGAATTATCTTATCTTCGGAAGCCGGCGGTACGGCTAACGGTTCGGGACAATTGGACGGACCGTTTACCACCGGTGTGATTGTCCAATTCCGACAGTTGATTAATGGTGTCCCAGTGATTACCCCGGGGGCGGGTACGGTGCGAATTGCCCTGGATAACGATGGTACTGTCACCGATGTGCATTCATCAGTCCGCTCGCTCGAACAGTTAAGTAGTCGTCCTGTACGCTCTGCCAGTGCGCCGCCTCCCCAGGGTGATATCGCCCCTGTCTTAGCACCCGAACCTAGCAACTATGAGCAGTTACTAGCGGCAGAGTTTAGCCGACAATTGGCTTCCCTGTCTGCTCGCGGTGGCGGTGGAATGCCTCTAGAATTCACCACTGTACCCAATTCCACCGAGATTGGCTACGATATTGACGGCGATGAGGCGATTTTGATCGCCCGCAAAGCGATCGAAGTTAACTTTGGCAATGGTTATCGTAAACGTTATTGGGTTACTGTACCCTTGTTTGGTTAA
- a CDS encoding M6 family metalloprotease domain-containing protein, with protein sequence MPTPFVNEEFTFTNPDGSTIRVRGSGNQYYAVFETLDGYTVVKNPDNGFYTYAQLSEDKSQLIATDGIVGQVAPQSLGIQPHLRIQTESAKQQAQSAPMLQDGFSQWRVRRQQKKTQLQGISATTSADARPASTVTVGNYVGLCILIQFPDVAPSISQQEVSNFCNLPGYAGFGNKGSVRDYFYDNSQGKLTYTNVVTQYYTAAHNRSYYTDPAIDYGTRARELILEALNYLKSQGFNFSQLSSDSNGLIYALNVFYVGPRVNNWAEGLWPHSWSLASPYDVGGGKKLYDYQITNMGSELTLRTFCHENGHMICDFPDLYDYGGQSAGVGNYCLMCYGGNDKNPVQVCAYLKNEAGWASKVTAITPGLTASLPAAKNEFYLYSKNANEYFLIENRQKTGRDTFLPDAGLAIWHVDEQKDGNEEEQMTPSQHYECSLEQADNRFDLEKDVNAGDNADLFRASYKTEFSDSTSPSSKWWDGSNSGLKIAQISAIGATMTFTVPGSAWLKKKQITGLWMINQERNAAAYVEGLGWRKIASESDSVFLGMLTLLSAAKERKFPVDLRLENDVIQEIYVF encoded by the coding sequence ATGCCTACACCCTTTGTGAATGAGGAATTTACCTTCACCAATCCCGACGGCAGCACTATCCGGGTCAGGGGATCGGGAAACCAATATTACGCTGTTTTTGAAACCCTAGATGGCTATACCGTGGTCAAAAACCCTGACAATGGTTTTTACACCTACGCCCAGCTTTCCGAAGACAAAAGCCAACTGATAGCGACCGATGGGATAGTCGGCCAAGTAGCACCCCAAAGCCTCGGCATCCAGCCCCATCTACGCATCCAGACCGAGAGTGCCAAACAACAAGCTCAGAGCGCACCGATGCTACAGGACGGGTTCAGTCAATGGCGAGTCCGTCGTCAGCAAAAAAAAACTCAGCTGCAGGGAATCAGTGCGACGACCAGTGCTGATGCCAGACCAGCTTCAACAGTAACTGTGGGCAACTATGTGGGATTATGTATCTTGATTCAGTTTCCCGACGTTGCCCCCAGCATTTCCCAACAGGAAGTCAGCAACTTCTGTAACCTACCTGGTTACGCCGGATTTGGCAATAAAGGGTCAGTACGGGATTATTTCTACGACAACTCCCAGGGAAAATTAACCTATACCAATGTTGTCACCCAATATTACACCGCCGCCCATAATCGCTCCTATTATACCGATCCAGCGATCGACTATGGTACTCGCGCCCGAGAACTGATTCTAGAAGCCCTCAATTATTTGAAATCCCAAGGCTTTAACTTTAGTCAGTTGAGTAGTGATAGTAACGGCTTAATTTATGCCTTAAATGTCTTCTATGTCGGACCGCGGGTCAACAATTGGGCCGAAGGACTATGGCCTCATTCCTGGAGTTTAGCTTCACCCTACGATGTCGGGGGGGGCAAGAAGTTATACGACTACCAAATTACCAATATGGGTAGTGAACTGACCTTGCGTACCTTCTGTCATGAAAATGGTCACATGATTTGCGATTTTCCCGATCTCTACGATTATGGCGGTCAATCGGCAGGAGTGGGTAATTATTGTCTGATGTGTTACGGGGGCAATGATAAAAATCCCGTACAAGTCTGTGCCTACCTCAAAAATGAAGCCGGTTGGGCCAGCAAAGTGACAGCGATAACTCCAGGTCTTACCGCCAGTCTTCCTGCGGCCAAGAATGAGTTTTACCTCTACAGTAAGAACGCTAACGAGTACTTCCTGATCGAAAACCGGCAGAAAACTGGCCGGGATACATTCCTCCCCGATGCGGGCCTAGCCATCTGGCACGTGGACGAACAGAAGGATGGTAACGAGGAGGAACAGATGACTCCTAGCCAACACTACGAATGTTCCTTAGAACAGGCCGATAATCGCTTCGATTTGGAGAAAGACGTGAATGCTGGTGATAACGCCGACCTATTTCGAGCCTCCTATAAAACCGAGTTTTCCGATAGCACCAGTCCGAGCAGTAAATGGTGGGATGGTAGCAACTCTGGCTTAAAAATCGCCCAGATTTCTGCTATTGGTGCCACGATGACCTTCACTGTCCCCGGCAGTGCTTGGCTAAAGAAAAAGCAGATTACCGGTTTGTGGATGATTAACCAAGAACGCAATGCGGCCGCCTATGTGGAGGGCCTCGGCTGGCGCAAGATTGCCAGCGAGAGTGACAGTGTTTTCTTGGGGATGCTTACCCTGCTGTCCGCCGCTAAGGAAAGAAAATTTCCCGTCGATCTGCGTCTGGAAAACGACGTGATTCAGGAAATTTACGTTTTTTAA